The genomic region AATCGCCGCTGGCACGGGGCGGCGCCGGCGTCGCCCCACAGAGTCGTTGTGCTAATTTTTGGTTTCTATGACGGTAGCGGACGTTCCGTTCGACCTCGTTGAGGCGAAGCTCGGCGCGCCGACGATCCGACCCGGCACCGTGGCCAAGCAGGACGTGATCGAACGGTTGCGGGCATCGCGGCTGCCCTTTGCGACCGTGATCGCGCCCGCCGGGTACGGCAAGACGACGCTGCTCGCGGAGTGGTCCGAGAGGGACCCGCGCCCCTTCGCGTGGGTCGCCCTGGACGGGCGGGATGACGATGGCGTCCTGTTCCTCCGGTACATCGCCGCCGCGATCCACCGGGTCGAGCCAGTCGCGCCCGAGGTGTTCGACGCCCTGTCCGGTCCGGGCGCATCGATCTGGTCGACCGGTGTCCCGCGCGTCGGAGGAGCGCTGGCGACGCTCGAGGGCCCGCTGGTGCTGGTGCTTGACGACCTGCACACCATCGGGAACCCGTCCTGCCTCGACGTGGTCGCCGCATTATGCGAGTACGTTCCGTCAGGATCACAGATCGTGATCGCGAGCAGGGAGACGCCAGCTCTGCCCCTGGCCCGCTGGCGGACGCGGGGATGGCTGCAGGAGATCGGCGTGGCCGACCTGCGACTCGACGAGCAGGAGGCGCAGGCGCTGTTGCGTGGCGCGGGTGTCGAACTCGACGCGGCCCAGGTGGCCGACCTAACTGAACGAACCGAAGGCTGGCCGGCTGGCTTGTACCTGGCCGCGCTGTCGCTGCAGGCCGGAGCGCCAGGTACGGCGCGCGTCGAGACGTTCACCGGCGAGGATCGGTTGGTGGCCGACTACTTCCGCTTCGAGCTGTTGTCCCGCCTGCCGGAGGCCGAGGCTCGGTTCCTCATGCATACCTCGGTGCTGGAGCGGATGTGCGGCGGGCTGTGTGATGCCGTGCTTCAGACCAGGGGGTCCGCGTCCATCCTCGAGTCGCTCGAGCGTTCCAACCGCTTCGTCGTGCCACTCGACCGTCGGGGCGAGTGGTACCGCTTCCACCACCTGTTCGGCCAGCTACTGCGAAACGAGCTCAAGCGTAGCGACCCCGAAGCAGTCGCGGAGCTCAACCGCCGCGCGATGGCCTGGTGCATGGCCAACAATCTGGCCGAGGAGGCGGTCCGTTACGGCCATGCCGCCGGCGAGACCGCCACCCTGGCCGGCCTGGTCGACCGGCTGGCCTTGCCGCTGTATTACGACGGGCGCATGGCGACCGTAGAGGAGTGGCTTAGCTGGTTCGATCACGACGAGCTGGTGCAGTACCCCGCGCTTGCGATCTTCGGGGCCTGGATTCGCGCGTTGACCGGGCGGCCGGCTGAGGCCCAACGGTGGCTTTCGCTTGCCGAGGGAGCCACCTCGACCATCCCGCTCTCGGACGGCAGCGCCACGATCGCGCCCTGGGTCGCTATCCTGCGTGCGTTCATGATGCCGGACGGTGTCGAGCGTGCGCTCGCGG from Actinomycetota bacterium harbors:
- a CDS encoding LuxR C-terminal-related transcriptional regulator produces the protein MTVADVPFDLVEAKLGAPTIRPGTVAKQDVIERLRASRLPFATVIAPAGYGKTTLLAEWSERDPRPFAWVALDGRDDDGVLFLRYIAAAIHRVEPVAPEVFDALSGPGASIWSTGVPRVGGALATLEGPLVLVLDDLHTIGNPSCLDVVAALCEYVPSGSQIVIASRETPALPLARWRTRGWLQEIGVADLRLDEQEAQALLRGAGVELDAAQVADLTERTEGWPAGLYLAALSLQAGAPGTARVETFTGEDRLVADYFRFELLSRLPEAEARFLMHTSVLERMCGGLCDAVLQTRGSASILESLERSNRFVVPLDRRGEWYRFHHLFGQLLRNELKRSDPEAVAELNRRAMAWCMANNLAEEAVRYGHAAGETATLAGLVDRLALPLYYDGRMATVEEWLSWFDHDELVQYPALAIFGAWIRALTGRPAEAQRWLSLAEGATSTIPLSDGSATIAPWVAILRAFMMPDGVERALADAHLALEQFAPASPWRPTALLIRGVAHALLGATDLARADLAAAVDLGVIEDAFMAQAELALLAARQGAWDEAARHARQAQARVEETGLGHYAGSAIVHAAVARVALHEGRQADARETLLRVHRLRPLLDYGAPWYTIQVGLELTRAHLALGEAAAARTVLTETEQVLEHRPHVGSLAQEVRELRERVAATSSPVGAWAMSLTAAELRLLPYLATHLTFLEISQRLYLSQHTVKSEATSIYRKLNASSRSTAIERALQVGLLESTIYPPQANRHLKA